From Terriglobia bacterium, the proteins below share one genomic window:
- a CDS encoding acetyl-CoA carboxylase biotin carboxylase subunit, whose amino-acid sequence MLIANRGEIAVRVIRACHEMGIRTVAVYSDADREALHVRYAHEARRIGPPPAADSYLRIDRILDAAKEAGAEAIHPGYGFLAENPAFSRACRDAGIVFIGPPPEAMEALGDKVRARAIMAAAGVPVVPGSPALPADPREAARAASGIGYPVLLKAAAGGGGKGMRIVRREAELGSLLAQARGEARSAFGDDTVFLERYVERPRHIEVQILADAGGRCIHLGERECSIQRRHQKLIEECPSPAVDEATRRRIGDLAVRAARASGYVNAGTVEFLRGADGSFYFMEVNARLQVEHPITELVYGVDLVKAQIDIAAGGALPLQQEEVASRGHAIECRIIAEDPARNFMPAPGTIRGLRTPSGPGIRYDGGTFAGWTVPVYYDPLLSKLCAWGRDRIEAIDRMARALDEYRIDGLETSINLHRKIMAHPAFRAGDLHTGFLEEHPELLRVADDPWLDEIFVVAVAVEHFRWVEAESARGHGAGEGRRASAWRWSGARGWKR is encoded by the coding sequence GTGCTGATCGCCAACCGGGGCGAGATCGCGGTCCGGGTCATCCGAGCCTGTCACGAGATGGGGATCCGGACGGTCGCCGTCTATTCCGACGCGGACCGGGAGGCGCTGCACGTTCGCTACGCCCACGAGGCCCGGCGGATCGGTCCGCCTCCCGCGGCGGACTCGTACCTGCGCATCGACCGCATCCTCGATGCCGCGAAGGAAGCCGGCGCGGAGGCGATCCACCCCGGCTACGGGTTCCTCGCCGAGAACCCCGCGTTCTCCCGCGCGTGCCGCGACGCGGGGATCGTCTTCATCGGACCGCCGCCCGAGGCGATGGAGGCGCTCGGGGACAAGGTCCGCGCCCGCGCCATCATGGCCGCGGCCGGAGTCCCCGTGGTCCCGGGCTCGCCGGCGCTTCCCGCGGATCCTCGGGAAGCGGCGCGCGCGGCGTCCGGTATCGGGTACCCGGTGCTGCTCAAGGCGGCGGCCGGGGGCGGCGGGAAGGGGATGCGGATCGTCCGGCGCGAGGCGGAGCTCGGCTCGCTACTGGCCCAGGCGCGGGGCGAGGCTCGCTCGGCGTTCGGGGACGATACGGTCTTTCTCGAGCGCTACGTGGAGCGGCCCCGGCACATCGAGGTCCAGATCCTCGCGGACGCCGGCGGGAGGTGCATCCACCTCGGGGAGCGCGAGTGCTCGATTCAGCGCCGCCACCAGAAGCTGATCGAGGAGTGCCCGTCCCCCGCGGTGGACGAGGCGACCCGCCGGAGGATCGGCGACCTCGCGGTCAGGGCCGCCCGCGCGTCAGGGTATGTCAACGCCGGAACCGTGGAGTTCCTTCGCGGGGCCGACGGCTCGTTCTACTTCATGGAGGTGAACGCCCGGCTCCAGGTCGAGCACCCGATCACGGAGCTGGTGTACGGGGTGGACCTCGTGAAGGCCCAGATCGACATCGCCGCCGGCGGCGCCCTACCCCTCCAACAGGAGGAGGTCGCATCGCGCGGCCACGCCATCGAGTGCCGGATCATCGCGGAGGATCCGGCGCGCAACTTCATGCCCGCGCCGGGGACGATCCGCGGCCTCAGGACCCCGTCCGGCCCGGGCATCCGCTACGACGGCGGGACCTTCGCCGGCTGGACGGTCCCGGTCTACTACGACCCGCTGCTCTCGAAGCTCTGCGCCTGGGGAAGGGATCGCATCGAGGCGATCGACCGGATGGCCCGCGCGCTCGACGAGTATCGGATCGACGGGCTCGAGACGTCGATCAACCTCCATCGGAAGATCATGGCGCATCCCGCCTTCCGCGCGGGCGACCTCCACACCGGCTTCCTCGAGGAGCACCCGGAGCTCCTCCGCGTCGCCGACGACCCCTGGCTCGACGAGATCTTCGTCGTGGCCGTCGCGGTCGAGCACTTCCGGTGGGTCGAGGCCGAGTCGGCGCGCGGCCACGGAGCGGGGGAGGGGCGGCGCGCGTCGGCGTGGCGGTGGTCGGGAGCGAGGGGGTGGAAGCGTTGA